Proteins from one Deinococcus budaensis genomic window:
- a CDS encoding HD-GYP domain-containing protein, translating into MTAQTLAPPGSLPLGLPQPEAVTAPELRRGLAALGLRPSGAGEALRPVLELLAERTAAPGVGYFAVPTGSRGSAAQDGGAWPLVAALNAADGGALAFEDTRRSAHAAALAPRGVLALLAAPVRGARGHLTGALLAYSGAARTWTPGDRQLLGAAAEVLALLAAPQGAEREAAHPAALRALGVLLEARDAETRGHTERVTRLALRLGQAMGLGAAELRALHWGASLHDIGKISLPDALLRHPGALDAPGRARMQQHVSEGTRLAGLLPGVPGAALAVIAAHHEQWDGGGYPRGLAAEAIPLAARILTACDVYDALTSVRPYKRAWTHAEAAAHLARCSGTHFDPAVVGALLRLLEEEVTARSA; encoded by the coding sequence ATGACCGCCCAGACCCTCGCGCCTCCTGGTTCCCTTCCGCTCGGCCTGCCGCAGCCGGAGGCCGTGACCGCACCGGAGCTGAGGCGCGGGCTGGCGGCGCTGGGGCTGAGGCCCAGCGGGGCGGGCGAGGCGCTGCGTCCGGTGCTCGAGTTGCTGGCCGAGCGCACAGCCGCGCCCGGGGTGGGGTACTTCGCGGTGCCCACCGGGTCCCGGGGGTCCGCCGCACAGGACGGGGGCGCCTGGCCCCTGGTGGCCGCCCTGAACGCGGCCGACGGGGGGGCCTTGGCCTTTGAGGACACCCGCCGCAGCGCCCACGCCGCCGCCCTGGCGCCGCGGGGGGTGCTGGCGCTGCTGGCCGCGCCCGTGCGCGGCGCGCGGGGCCACCTGACCGGGGCGCTGCTGGCCTACAGCGGCGCGGCGCGGACCTGGACCCCGGGCGACCGGCAGCTGCTGGGCGCCGCCGCCGAGGTGCTGGCGCTGCTGGCCGCGCCGCAGGGCGCCGAACGGGAAGCTGCCCACCCGGCCGCGTTGCGGGCGCTGGGGGTGCTGCTCGAAGCGCGGGACGCGGAGACGCGCGGCCACACCGAGCGGGTGACCCGGCTGGCGCTGCGGCTGGGGCAGGCGATGGGGCTGGGCGCCGCCGAACTGCGCGCCCTGCACTGGGGGGCGTCGCTGCACGACATCGGCAAGATCAGCCTGCCCGACGCCCTCTTGCGTCATCCGGGCGCCCTAGACGCCCCGGGCCGCGCCCGCATGCAGCAGCACGTCAGCGAGGGCACGCGGCTGGCGGGGTTGCTGCCCGGCGTGCCCGGCGCCGCCCTGGCCGTGATCGCCGCGCACCACGAGCAGTGGGACGGCGGCGGCTACCCGCGCGGGCTGGCCGCAGAAGCCATTCCGCTGGCCGCGCGCATCCTGACCGCCTGCGACGTGTACGACGCCCTGACCAGCGTGCGCCCCTACAAGCGGGCCTGGACCCACGCCGAGGCCGCCGCCCACCTCGCGCGGTGCAGCGGCACGCACTTCGACCCGGCGGTGGTGGGCGCCCTGCTGCGCCTGCTGGAAGAGGAAGTGACCGCCCGGTCGGCCTGA
- the glyA gene encoding serine hydroxymethyltransferase, translated as MTTAEPSASVQAAVPGAAARDTEVFELIAQEQGRQRVGLELIASENFTSAAVREAQGSVLTNKYAEGYPGKRWYGGCEVVDRVETLAIERVKQLFGAAWANVQPHSGSSANLAVYNALIEPGDVVLGMDLSHGGHLTHGNPVNFSGLRYHIVGYKVNPETERIDMEEVRRLAHEHHPKMIIAGASAYSRTIDFAAFREVADEVGAILFADIAHIAGLVAAGLHPNPLPHAHVVASTTHKTLRGPRGGIILSNDPELGAKIDRAVFPGYQGGPLEHVIAAKAVAFGEALRPEFREYSAQVIKNAQALAQAFQDRGYRVVSGGTDNHLLVLDLRPQGLNGTKATRRLDANHITISKSTLPYDTEKILHGGGIRLGTPAVTTRGMVEADMDTIAGLVDRALKGEDVKAEVHAFAGGFGLP; from the coding sequence ATGACCACCGCCGAACCCTCTGCCAGCGTCCAGGCCGCCGTTCCGGGCGCGGCGGCCCGCGACACCGAAGTCTTCGAATTGATCGCGCAGGAGCAAGGGCGCCAGCGTGTGGGGCTGGAACTCATCGCCTCCGAGAACTTCACCTCGGCGGCGGTGCGGGAAGCGCAGGGCAGCGTCCTGACCAACAAGTACGCCGAAGGCTACCCCGGCAAGCGCTGGTACGGCGGCTGCGAGGTCGTGGACCGGGTCGAGACGCTCGCCATCGAGCGGGTGAAACAGCTGTTCGGCGCGGCGTGGGCCAACGTGCAGCCGCACTCGGGCAGCAGCGCCAACCTGGCCGTCTACAACGCGCTGATCGAACCCGGCGACGTGGTGCTGGGCATGGACCTCTCGCACGGCGGGCACCTGACCCACGGCAACCCGGTGAACTTCTCGGGCCTGCGCTACCACATCGTCGGGTACAAGGTAAACCCCGAGACCGAGCGCATCGACATGGAGGAGGTGCGCCGCCTCGCCCACGAGCACCACCCCAAGATGATCATCGCGGGCGCGAGCGCCTACAGCCGGACCATCGACTTCGCGGCGTTCCGCGAGGTGGCGGACGAGGTGGGGGCGATCCTGTTCGCGGACATCGCGCACATCGCCGGACTGGTCGCGGCTGGGCTGCACCCCAACCCACTGCCCCACGCGCACGTGGTCGCCTCCACCACCCACAAGACGCTGCGGGGGCCGCGCGGGGGGATCATCCTGTCCAACGACCCCGAACTGGGCGCCAAGATCGACCGGGCTGTCTTTCCCGGCTACCAGGGCGGCCCGCTGGAACACGTGATCGCGGCCAAGGCCGTCGCCTTCGGCGAGGCGCTGCGGCCCGAGTTCCGCGAGTACAGCGCGCAGGTGATCAAGAACGCGCAGGCGCTGGCGCAGGCCTTTCAGGACCGGGGCTACCGGGTCGTGTCGGGGGGCACCGACAACCACCTGCTGGTGCTCGACCTGCGGCCCCAGGGCCTCAACGGCACCAAGGCGACCCGGCGGCTGGACGCCAACCACATCACCATCTCCAAATCCACCCTTCCCTACGACACCGAAAAGATCCTGCACGGCGGCGGCATCCGCCTGGGCACCCCGGCGGTCACTACGCGCGGCATGGTCGAGGCCGACATGGACACCATCGCCGGACTGGTCGACCGGGCGCTGAAAGGCGAGGACGTGAAGGCCGAGGTCCACGCCTTCGCCGGGGGCTTCGGGCTGCCCTGA
- a CDS encoding CHAD domain-containing protein, translating to MTKHSQAARRLKVLWDDLRAGDPGAVHAARKLTRRAQAELRVAEAGRQTERAWRDLRRAAAPLRDHDVAGGHLREALTELGVPADTLAYFDRTWAERRAALLAGTVWPGRPRGFDLASGWKGRARRLARQDGRKLQDSGEVALASHEAELWHAWRKRLKRYRYTLDLLGEVPAVVTDTLEALGRFQDAEVVLGLLHADPELLRYERARLIAREEVARHAAQRQVRELFPALAAQLTAPD from the coding sequence GTGACGAAGCACAGCCAGGCGGCCCGCCGCCTCAAGGTTCTCTGGGACGACCTGCGGGCAGGCGATCCGGGCGCGGTGCACGCCGCGCGCAAACTGACCCGCCGCGCCCAGGCCGAGCTGCGGGTGGCGGAGGCGGGCCGCCAGACCGAGCGGGCCTGGCGCGACCTGCGCCGCGCCGCCGCGCCCCTGCGCGACCACGACGTGGCGGGGGGGCACCTGCGCGAAGCGCTGACCGAACTGGGGGTGCCCGCCGACACCCTGGCCTACTTCGACCGCACCTGGGCCGAGCGGCGGGCGGCGCTGCTGGCAGGGACCGTCTGGCCCGGGCGCCCGCGCGGCTTCGACCTCGCCAGCGGCTGGAAGGGCCGTGCCCGGCGGCTGGCCCGCCAGGACGGCAGGAAGCTGCAAGACAGCGGCGAGGTCGCGCTCGCCTCGCACGAGGCGGAACTGTGGCACGCCTGGCGCAAACGCCTCAAACGCTACCGCTACACCCTCGACCTGCTGGGCGAGGTGCCCGCAGTGGTGACCGACACCCTCGAAGCTCTGGGCCGCTTTCAGGACGCCGAGGTGGTGCTGGGCCTGCTGCACGCCGACCCCGAGCTGCTGCGCTACGAACGCGCCCGCCTGATCGCCCGCGAGGAAGTGGCTCGGCACGCGGCGCAGCGCCAGGTACGCGAGCTGTTCCCGGCGCTGGCGGCACAGCTCACCGCGCCGGACTGA
- a CDS encoding NUDIX domain-containing protein, which translates to MRARAVGILFNNQNEVLLMRRRKEGRVYATLPGGGIEGSETPAEACAREMLEEVNLAVEVVREVLTLDNLGNREHYFLTRVLSGEMRLGDGPEGVRHSDENWYSPEWVALHRLDEVNLVPEGVRGLVREMGEEG; encoded by the coding sequence GTGAGGGCCAGAGCCGTCGGCATCCTCTTCAATAATCAAAACGAAGTCCTCCTGATGCGCCGCCGCAAGGAAGGCCGCGTCTACGCCACCCTGCCCGGCGGCGGCATCGAGGGCAGCGAGACGCCCGCCGAAGCCTGCGCCCGCGAGATGCTGGAGGAGGTCAACCTCGCCGTAGAGGTCGTCCGCGAAGTCCTGACGCTGGACAATCTCGGCAACCGCGAGCACTACTTCCTGACCCGCGTGCTGTCCGGCGAGATGCGCCTCGGGGACGGTCCCGAAGGCGTGCGCCACAGCGATGAGAACTGGTATTCGCCCGAATGGGTGGCGCTCCATAGGCTGGACGAGGTGAATCTGGTGCCGGAGGGGGTTCGGGGGCTGGTGCGGGAGATGGGGGAGGAGGGATGA
- a CDS encoding metallophosphoesterase, which yields MSDSPSSPPNVTRRRVLRGLLGGGLAVGALGGAGVAQAATFGVVRERAALPGLRSPLRAAFLTDLHYGLYVGAGQVRGWVDAANAERPDVVLLGGDFLDTRTDADPAPLLAELARLRAPLGVYGVWGNHDYGSFGRYAPRWRGPARRDWFQRQQDMTRAFAAAGVTLLRDEGRAARSDLWVGGVDDFWFGQPDPAQALAGAGARATLLLSHNPDILPELPGRAGLALCGHTHGGQVRLPLIGAPMIPSRYGQRYAMGWVTGAHATPAYVSRGLGTSGVPFRNLCPPEVTLLSLTPA from the coding sequence ATGAGCGACTCTCCTTCCTCCCCCCCCAACGTGACCCGCCGCCGCGTGCTGCGGGGGCTGCTGGGCGGCGGTCTGGCGGTGGGGGCGCTGGGCGGCGCGGGGGTGGCGCAGGCCGCGACCTTCGGGGTCGTGCGCGAGCGGGCCGCGCTGCCGGGGCTGCGCTCGCCGCTGCGCGCGGCCTTCCTGACCGACTTGCACTACGGGCTGTACGTGGGCGCGGGGCAGGTGCGCGGCTGGGTGGACGCGGCCAACGCCGAGCGCCCCGACGTGGTGCTGCTGGGCGGCGACTTTCTGGACACCCGCACGGACGCCGACCCCGCCCCGCTGCTCGCCGAACTCGCCCGCCTGCGCGCCCCGCTGGGCGTGTACGGCGTGTGGGGCAACCACGACTACGGCAGCTTCGGGCGCTACGCCCCGCGCTGGCGCGGTCCGGCCCGCCGCGACTGGTTCCAGCGCCAGCAGGACATGACGCGGGCCTTTGCGGCGGCGGGCGTGACCTTGCTGCGCGACGAGGGCCGGGCCGCGCGCAGCGACCTCTGGGTGGGCGGCGTGGACGACTTCTGGTTCGGCCAGCCGGACCCCGCCCAGGCCCTGGCGGGGGCGGGGGCGCGCGCCACCCTGCTGCTGAGCCACAACCCCGACATCCTGCCCGAGCTGCCGGGGCGGGCGGGGCTGGCGCTGTGCGGCCACACCCACGGCGGGCAGGTCCGGCTGCCCCTGATCGGCGCCCCGATGATTCCCAGCCGCTACGGCCAGCGCTACGCGATGGGCTGGGTCACGGGCGCCCACGCCACCCCCGCCTACGTCAGCCGCGGGCTGGGGACCAGCGGCGTGCCCTTTCGCAACCTCTGCCCGCCTGAAGTCACGCTGCTCAGCCTCACGCCTGCCTGA
- a CDS encoding metallophosphoesterase — MTRPVVVVPDLHGRADLLGEAVAHIQDTLGPDAHLLSLGDAIDRGPHSLRCAELLLDLQRQGRATLLMGNHERMAQEGLQWYRRYLTSREMEDYRRAMEGFRWWMGNGGESVRREAGGLTLEQFPAGLAEYLDVLTRVVYVTGDGEVHRAVPAEPSVLVAHASPPVAHRQYPSPESAALWLRPFEGPFPLPPGVTYSVHGHTPVRGPSRLGRHVYLDLGAYETGRLALLTLSVGGRPEVTVLEGRGDPGAARRYPAFGEPLPVRPVSLTGRSTR, encoded by the coding sequence GTGACCCGGCCTGTGGTCGTGGTTCCCGACCTGCACGGCCGGGCCGACCTGCTGGGCGAGGCGGTGGCGCACATTCAGGACACCCTGGGGCCGGACGCGCACCTCCTGAGCCTGGGGGACGCCATCGACCGTGGGCCGCACAGCCTGCGCTGCGCCGAGCTGCTGCTGGACCTTCAGCGCCAGGGCCGCGCGACCCTCTTGATGGGCAACCACGAGCGCATGGCGCAAGAAGGCTTGCAGTGGTACCGCCGCTACCTGACCAGCCGCGAGATGGAGGACTACCGCCGCGCGATGGAGGGCTTTCGCTGGTGGATGGGCAACGGCGGCGAGAGCGTGCGGCGCGAGGCGGGCGGCCTGACCCTGGAACAGTTTCCGGCGGGGCTGGCCGAATACCTCGACGTCCTGACGCGGGTGGTGTACGTGACCGGGGATGGGGAGGTCCACCGCGCGGTGCCCGCCGAACCCAGCGTGCTGGTCGCCCATGCCAGCCCGCCGGTGGCGCACCGCCAGTATCCCAGCCCCGAGTCGGCGGCGCTGTGGCTGCGGCCCTTCGAGGGTCCCTTTCCGCTGCCGCCCGGCGTGACCTACAGCGTCCACGGCCACACGCCCGTGCGCGGGCCGTCGCGGCTGGGGCGCCACGTGTACCTGGATCTCGGCGCCTACGAGACGGGCCGCCTCGCGCTGCTGACTCTCAGCGTGGGCGGGCGGCCCGAGGTGACGGTGCTGGAGGGGCGCGGCGATCCGGGCGCGGCGCGGCGCTATCCGGCCTTCGGCGAGCCGCTGCCCGTGCGCCCCGTTTCTCTGACCGGGAGGTCCACAAGGTGA
- a CDS encoding lamin tail domain-containing protein, whose amino-acid sequence MNASLPVSAPVSALLTLSLTLTACGHAPEARTAAPSPALAALAAAGEPVLNELYYDAPGTDAGTFIELKGPAGKSLSGYTLTAFDTAGTAYRTLTLSGTIPASGYFVVAQDSTVPNRSVVNVGADLNNGSGSLRLLKSGTVIDAVAYGTPTSGRGEGSPAPTTGAGSALARVPDGTDTDTNSVDFRVQVATPGAANGGSGGIAKKVLFDLTKAEDAGNADWRIDGAYSDYAAALRELGYAVSSVTGTAITSTTLSGASVLVIPEPQAPFSDAERAAIQTFVQNGGGVFLITDHRVSDRNNNGWDSPEVFNGWDGSTPGSVSTAYQASLDSDSVFGLGASFNSSFSDPVYTATPLTSHPILSGVSSAGVYVGTSVDVLRGTALMGTGGKTYLGVNTVGAGRVAMWGDSSTFGDNTSSDGSTGSYNNWPNLSNAALGKNVVRWLAGDL is encoded by the coding sequence GTGAACGCTTCTCTGCCCGTCTCTGCGCCCGTCTCTGCCCTGCTCACCCTGTCGCTGACCCTCACGGCCTGCGGCCACGCACCGGAGGCCCGGACCGCCGCCCCGTCCCCCGCGCTGGCTGCGCTCGCGGCGGCGGGCGAGCCGGTCCTCAACGAGCTGTACTACGACGCGCCCGGCACCGACGCGGGCACCTTTATCGAATTGAAGGGTCCGGCGGGCAAGAGCCTGAGCGGCTACACGCTGACGGCTTTTGATACGGCGGGCACCGCGTACCGCACCCTGACACTGTCGGGGACCATCCCGGCGAGCGGCTACTTCGTGGTGGCGCAGGACAGCACCGTGCCGAACCGCTCGGTCGTGAACGTGGGCGCGGACCTGAACAACGGCAGCGGCAGCCTGCGCCTGCTGAAGTCGGGAACCGTGATCGACGCGGTGGCCTACGGCACGCCGACCTCGGGCCGGGGCGAGGGCAGTCCGGCCCCCACGACCGGCGCGGGCAGCGCCCTGGCCCGCGTGCCCGACGGCACGGATACGGACACCAACAGCGTGGACTTCCGGGTGCAGGTCGCCACCCCCGGCGCGGCGAACGGCGGGAGCGGGGGGATCGCCAAGAAGGTGCTGTTCGACCTCACGAAGGCCGAGGACGCCGGAAACGCCGACTGGCGCATCGACGGGGCCTACAGCGACTACGCGGCGGCGTTGCGGGAGCTGGGCTACGCGGTGAGCAGCGTGACAGGCACGGCGATCACCTCGACCACGCTGTCGGGCGCGTCCGTGCTGGTCATCCCCGAACCGCAGGCCCCCTTCAGCGACGCGGAACGGGCGGCCATCCAGACTTTCGTGCAAAACGGGGGCGGGGTCTTCCTGATCACCGACCACCGGGTCAGCGACCGCAACAACAACGGCTGGGACAGCCCCGAGGTGTTCAACGGGTGGGACGGCAGCACGCCGGGCAGCGTGAGCACCGCGTACCAGGCCAGTCTGGACAGTGACAGCGTGTTCGGGCTGGGGGCCTCCTTCAACTCCAGCTTCAGCGACCCGGTGTACACCGCGACCCCGCTGACCTCCCACCCCATCCTCAGCGGCGTGAGCAGCGCGGGCGTGTACGTGGGCACCAGCGTGGACGTTCTGCGGGGCACCGCGCTGATGGGCACGGGCGGCAAGACCTACCTCGGCGTGAACACGGTGGGCGCGGGCCGGGTGGCGATGTGGGGCGACAGCAGCACCTTCGGAGACAACACCTCCTCGGACGGCAGCACGGGCAGCTACAACAACTGGCCCAACCTGAGCAACGCGGCGCTGGGAAAGAACGTGGTGCGGTGGCTGGCGGGGGACCTGTAG
- a CDS encoding endonuclease domain-containing protein, which yields MSPSTEVARSLRRRMTPEEALLWQHLRGKALGVSFRRQEPMGRYVADFVCYERSLVIELDGSQHLNSEADRERDTDMAAHGFQTLRFWNNEVRSNLGGVLERIQQVVELRKNL from the coding sequence ATGAGTCCGTCCACCGAAGTCGCGCGGTCGCTGCGGCGTCGCATGACGCCCGAGGAGGCGCTGCTGTGGCAGCACTTGCGCGGCAAGGCACTCGGCGTCAGCTTTCGGCGGCAAGAACCGATGGGGCGATACGTGGCCGACTTCGTGTGTTACGAGCGCAGCCTTGTCATTGAACTCGACGGCAGCCAGCACCTCAACAGCGAGGCGGACCGGGAGCGGGACACGGACATGGCCGCCCACGGCTTCCAGACTCTCCGTTTCTGGAACAACGAGGTTAGAAGCAACCTCGGTGGTGTTCTGGAACGAATTCAGCAAGTCGTGGAATTGAGGAAGAATTTGTAG
- the pheS gene encoding phenylalanine--tRNA ligase subunit alpha: MREEALQAIQEAPDLGTLQSVKTRYVGKSGLVTRELGALGKLPPEERKARGAEINAVRQAIDAALGEREAVLKRAALDARLASEALDVTLPGLPLPAGGLHPINRVYEDLTGIFGRLGYAVIEGPEVEDEHHNFEALNVPWYHPARDLQDTFWLEDGRLLRTHTSPMQVRYMVDHEPPLKIVVRGKVYRYEATDATHEAMFHQLEGLVVGDGISMADLKGTVAEMARGLYGPTARVRFQPSYYPFTEPGADFAVWWENPRGESKWLELGGCGMVHPSVFRAVDDLREAAGKPRVYEGKTGFAFGLGPERIAMLKYGIPDIRYFYANDPRVLGQFRGELG; encoded by the coding sequence ATGAGAGAAGAAGCGCTGCAAGCCATTCAAGAAGCCCCCGACCTCGGCACCCTCCAGAGCGTCAAGACCCGCTACGTGGGCAAGAGCGGCCTGGTGACCAGAGAACTCGGTGCCCTGGGCAAGCTGCCCCCCGAGGAGCGCAAGGCCCGGGGCGCGGAGATCAACGCCGTGCGTCAGGCCATCGACGCCGCCCTGGGTGAGCGCGAGGCGGTGCTCAAGCGTGCTGCCCTCGACGCCCGGCTCGCTTCCGAGGCGCTGGACGTGACCCTGCCCGGCCTGCCCCTCCCGGCGGGCGGGCTGCATCCCATCAACCGGGTGTACGAGGACCTTACCGGCATCTTCGGGCGGCTGGGCTATGCGGTGATCGAGGGACCGGAGGTCGAGGACGAGCACCACAACTTCGAGGCGCTCAACGTGCCGTGGTACCACCCCGCCCGCGACCTTCAGGACACCTTCTGGCTGGAGGACGGCCGCCTGCTGCGCACCCACACCTCGCCCATGCAGGTGCGCTACATGGTGGACCACGAGCCGCCCCTGAAGATCGTCGTGCGCGGCAAGGTCTACCGCTACGAGGCCACCGACGCCACCCACGAGGCGATGTTTCACCAGCTGGAGGGCCTGGTCGTGGGCGACGGCATCTCCATGGCCGACCTCAAGGGCACGGTCGCGGAGATGGCGCGCGGGCTGTACGGCCCGACCGCGCGGGTGCGCTTTCAGCCCTCCTATTACCCCTTCACCGAACCCGGCGCCGACTTCGCCGTGTGGTGGGAGAATCCGCGCGGCGAGAGCAAGTGGCTGGAGCTGGGCGGCTGCGGCATGGTCCACCCCAGCGTGTTCCGGGCCGTGGACGACCTGCGCGAGGCGGCGGGCAAGCCCCGCGTGTATGAGGGCAAGACGGGCTTCGCCTTCGGGCTGGGGCCGGAGCGCATCGCCATGCTGAAGTACGGGATTCCCGATATCCGCTACTTCTACGCCAACGACCCCAGGGTGCTGGGGCAGTTCCGGGGGGAGCTGGGGTGA
- a CDS encoding nucleotidyltransferase family protein: MSAPPSGPVWGVLLAAGESRRMGRPKQLAPLWGETLVRRAALALAGGGFGGLLAVVPPGEVGEQVRGALRGLPYAFAVNPDPARGLAGSFRVAGAALPPGLAAAHFALADMPLVSPGVHARLLSAFRQTGAPLVLAEYGEAGGGEAVRAPPHLLRADLLAALPGLPDADHGPRALLRQHAGQAVTLRFPAALLADVDTPDDLARLAGEGEGRG, translated from the coding sequence ATGTCTGCTCCTCCCTCCGGCCCCGTCTGGGGCGTGCTGCTGGCCGCCGGGGAGAGCCGCCGGATGGGGCGGCCCAAACAGCTCGCGCCGCTGTGGGGAGAAACCCTGGTGCGCCGCGCCGCGCTGGCGCTGGCCGGGGGGGGCTTCGGCGGCCTGCTCGCGGTGGTGCCCCCAGGCGAGGTCGGGGAGCAGGTGCGGGGGGCGCTGCGGGGGTTGCCCTACGCCTTTGCCGTCAATCCGGACCCGGCGCGGGGCCTGGCGGGGTCGTTCCGGGTCGCCGGGGCCGCGCTGCCGCCGGGCCTCGCCGCCGCCCACTTCGCGCTGGCCGACATGCCGCTGGTCAGCCCGGGGGTCCACGCCCGGCTGCTGAGCGCCTTCCGGCAGACCGGGGCGCCGCTGGTGCTGGCCGAGTACGGGGAAGCGGGCGGGGGTGAGGCCGTGCGCGCCCCGCCCCACCTGCTGCGCGCCGACCTGCTCGCGGCGCTGCCGGGGCTGCCCGACGCCGACCACGGTCCCCGGGCGCTGCTGCGCCAGCACGCGGGGCAGGCCGTGACCCTGCGCTTTCCCGCCGCCCTGCTGGCCGACGTGGACACGCCGGACGACCTGGCCCGGCTGGCCGGAGAGGGGGAAGGCCGGGGCTAG
- a CDS encoding SRPBCC family protein, translating to MKLNYSGQEQVQAPPAVVWAFVQDPERVARCLPDVQEVVVHDQTHMDATVQVGVGMVRGKFKFKIEVLPDEAQGRVNVKVQGGGLGSVVDLTAGANIVDNGDGTTTLDWTGDATMRGPVATVGGRVLDAQAQKLIQKTFQNMSAQVGASAGTLA from the coding sequence ATGAAACTGAACTACAGCGGTCAGGAACAGGTCCAGGCGCCCCCGGCAGTGGTCTGGGCCTTCGTGCAGGACCCCGAACGGGTGGCCCGCTGCCTGCCCGACGTGCAGGAGGTCGTGGTGCACGACCAGACCCATATGGACGCGACCGTGCAGGTGGGCGTGGGCATGGTGCGCGGCAAGTTCAAGTTCAAGATCGAGGTCTTGCCCGACGAGGCGCAGGGCCGCGTCAACGTGAAGGTGCAGGGCGGCGGCCTGGGCAGTGTGGTGGACCTGACGGCGGGCGCGAACATCGTGGACAACGGGGACGGCACGACCACGCTGGACTGGACCGGCGACGCGACCATGCGCGGCCCGGTGGCGACGGTGGGCGGGCGGGTGCTGGACGCGCAGGCGCAAAAATTGATCCAGAAGACCTTCCAGAACATGAGCGCCCAGGTCGGCGCGAGCGCCGGAACCCTGGCGTGA
- a CDS encoding NAD(P)-dependent oxidoreductase, with protein MTHTEQRDAGQGGGGRQLAILGGTGRSGRLLIDVALAAGYGLRVLARDPARLHRQDPRLVPVTGDARDPQAVATLLEGVDAVLSALGPVRGEARGDGSGVMTRAAENLVAAMSGAGVSRLISMTGAGVAQPGDQPKVFDRVIRTALRLSQPDVLRDSEGHVARLRESDLAWTVVRVPMLIDGPAQPVRAGRVGDIGPRVSRASVATFMLEQLDSDRWLRQAPAISH; from the coding sequence ATGACCCATACGGAGCAGAGGGACGCGGGCCAGGGCGGCGGCGGGCGCCAGCTGGCGATTCTGGGCGGCACGGGGCGCAGCGGACGGCTCCTGATCGACGTGGCGCTCGCTGCCGGGTATGGGTTGCGGGTGCTGGCGCGCGACCCCGCCCGGCTGCACCGCCAGGACCCCCGGCTGGTCCCGGTGACCGGAGACGCCCGCGACCCGCAGGCGGTGGCGACCCTGCTGGAGGGGGTGGACGCGGTCCTGAGCGCGCTGGGACCCGTGCGCGGCGAGGCGCGCGGCGACGGCAGCGGTGTGATGACCCGCGCGGCCGAGAACCTGGTCGCGGCGATGTCGGGGGCGGGCGTCTCGCGCCTGATCTCGATGACGGGCGCGGGCGTGGCGCAGCCTGGGGACCAGCCCAAGGTCTTTGACCGGGTGATTCGCACGGCGCTGCGCCTGAGCCAGCCCGACGTGCTGCGCGACTCGGAGGGCCACGTCGCGCGGCTGCGCGAGAGCGACCTGGCCTGGACGGTCGTGCGGGTGCCTATGCTGATCGACGGCCCCGCCCAGCCGGTGCGTGCCGGAAGGGTCGGGGACATCGGCCCGCGTGTCAGCCGGGCGAGCGTGGCGACCTTCATGCTGGAGCAGCTGGACAGTGACCGCTGGTTGCGGCAGGCGCCCGCGATCAGCCACTGA
- a CDS encoding winged helix-turn-helix transcriptional regulator, whose product MKYGRAASSGPECGVERTLTVIGGKWTTLVLRELLAGTRRYSDLKRALGRVSPKTLTERLRHLEAEGLLTRTVHAEVPPRVEYTLTPHGESLGEIIAAMGRWGAAHRPAGATAEAERA is encoded by the coding sequence ATGAAATATGGCCGCGCCGCTTCCTCCGGCCCCGAGTGCGGGGTCGAACGCACCCTGACCGTGATCGGGGGCAAGTGGACCACGCTGGTGCTGCGCGAGCTGCTGGCCGGGACCCGGCGCTACAGCGACCTCAAGCGGGCGCTGGGGCGGGTGTCGCCCAAGACGCTGACCGAGCGGCTGCGCCACCTGGAAGCCGAGGGGCTGCTCACCCGCACCGTCCACGCCGAGGTGCCGCCCCGCGTGGAGTACACCCTCACCCCGCACGGCGAGAGCCTGGGCGAGATCATCGCGGCGATGGGACGCTGGGGCGCGGCGCACCGCCCCGCCGGGGCTACCGCCGAAGCCGAGCGGGCCTGA